A region from the Pempheris klunzingeri isolate RE-2024b unplaced genomic scaffold, fPemKlu1.hap1 Scaffold_274, whole genome shotgun sequence genome encodes:
- the LOC139225467 gene encoding very long-chain specific acyl-CoA dehydrogenase, mitochondrial-like translates to FLKQSGLFGIQVPKCYNGLGCSSSEFAKIIEVFGSDISLGVMLGAHQSIGYKGLLLYGDKYQHDKYLPRLASGEMIAAFALTEPNAGSDVNSINATATLSDDGSHYILNGTKIWITNGNLASFFTVFAKTKLDRKTEKISAFIVERDFGGITNGPNEKKMGIKSVNSVTVNFDNVKVPAENLLGVPGDGFKIAMNILNSGRFGTGALMCSVQRYLLKKA, encoded by the exons aatttttaaaacaaagtggATTATTTGGAATCCAAGTTCCTAAGTGTTATAATGGACTAGGTTGTAGCTCATCAGAa TTTGCAAAAATAATTGAAGTATTTGGTTCCGATATTTCACTGGGTGTTATGCTTGGAGCACATCAA AGTATTGGTTATAAGGGATTACTTTTATATGGAGATAAATATCAACATGATAAATATTTGCCTCGA CTTGCAAGTGGTGAAATGATAGCTGCATTTGCTCTTACTGAACCAAATGCTGGATCTGATGTTAAT tCAATTAATGCTACAGCTACTCTTAGTGATGATGGATCACATTATATACTAAATGGTACAAAAATATGGATCACTAATGGTAATTTGGCatcattttttacagtttttgctAAA acaaagcttgacagaaaaacagaaaagattaGTGCATTTATTGTTGAAAGAGATTTTGGTGGGATaacaaa TGGtccaaatgaaaagaaaatgggtATAAAAAGTGTAAACTCAGTGACTGTAAATTTTGATAATGTAAAAGTTCCAGCAGAAAATCTACTTGGTG tTCCTGGTGACGGATTTAAAATTGCAATGAATATTCTTAATAGTGGTCGATTTGGTACGGGTGCTCTTATGTGTTCAGTTCAGAGATATTTACTCAAAAAAGca